Within Aricia agestis chromosome Z, ilAriAges1.1, whole genome shotgun sequence, the genomic segment TACATGGCTGACAGTCTTCAAAGGGCATCCGATTTCCCTAATATCGTACCTTTGCCCTGATACTGCGTCGTACACGTACCACGAAGATCCTTCCGTTTTTGCGAAATATCCCTTCTTGACCTCATTGTCAACGGTAACGACTTGATTTTGATGGAACTTCACGAGAACATAGCTGGAAACACCCCTTGGAAGTCCCCAACCGATAACGACGTAACATTTAATGCCCAGAAAAATGAAGAAGCTCGCAAGCAGTAGCGTATGATCTAATGGAGAGCCATTCAATACCTTTAAGAGCTCCTGAAACATAACTCGCTGATGAGTAAAGCTGAAGTGCATACTGTAAAATCTAAATAGAACATTACTTACCACTCCCGTTAACGTCACTACGTAAGCTTCCAAAACTTCGTAGGTGGGAATCAAGGACACATATCTTATCACGGCATCCATTATATTTCTGGGCTGTGTTTCGACTTTAGTCCAACTACCGGCTCGGCTGAATGGCGATACATCGTCCCCATCAATCGACTTCTTTCGACTACTCTTGGATGAAGAGCTTTTTGAATATGCCGAGCCTTTTGACATACCAGATTCGTTGCGTTTTGGATCTTTTGGGAAATAACTATCATCGGGCACCGGGAGAGGCTGCAGAAATTCAGTTATACACCTATTGCAGCCAGAACTGTCGACGAAAGTCAAGGAAATATGTCTGCTTGAGAAATTATTGAGATAATCTGACGTAAATGCATTAATTTGCTTTATAATCAAGTCATCTTTGTCGTTATTCACAATAGGCTCACTATACGACTGAGCTGCTAAATGGGAAATGTTAGTTGTGATGTTCAGAAGAATTAGTGCAGTATCTGTTCTCAATAATTGCATGACGTCAGCAGATGACTTGTTTTCTTTCGATGGTTCGTATCCAAACATAAATGGAGTTGTGCTTATTTTAAACGCGCCATTCATctaaaaacaaaagttttgatTAGTCCACgatgcaaaaaatatataatcagaGATTTAAGGCATCTAGGAGATCCTTACACTTCCAGCTTCGAGTATAGACCGAAGCGGTATTTGTACTGTTCCTAACCACAACGTGTACCTTCTTTGGTGAAAAGATTGTTCAGAAGTGGGATCAACAATGCTCGTCCTATATTCATCGTATATGTTAATATTGATACAGGATAATGGCTCCAACCTGAAAATAATTAGTTGTCgatttatctatacatataaataaaattggagtgtctgtttgtaatattaaaataacctataaaaaaaattttactacatgcatagtatgaatatttatacggtacttacaccaaaataacaatttttagaatttttgtctgtctgtatgtctgtctgtttgttccggctaatcttcgaaatggctggactgattttgacgggacttttattggcagatagctgatgtaacaaggagtaacttaggctactttttaaccgacttccaaaaaggaggaggatgtttgtttacttttttattttttacctatgtatttaacattttgttgacgcggacgaagtcgcgggtaacagctagtaaaaaataaaaatgtagtaaaCATGATTTAATGTAGGATTTAAGGTAGGAAACCCAAAACCTATCAGAGTTACTTACTTAGATTTAATGACAACAGTATGATTCCAAGTGGGGTGACATCCAACAGCGGTGGGAGTTTGATGAGATTCGCCGTGATAAGAAACACGAAGAAATGGTCGAAGCGAACGCATTTTAAAACCTGCAAAGAAAACGGCGCGGCGTGAGTCGTAACATATTTAACGTCTGACAAGTCAACTCTTGACTTCCAAAGGAtccaaaagaaaattaaaatgacCTACCGGCAATATCTTCGTTACTTTGATTGTCTTCAATATCAAGAATGGCCACGCGGTCATATAGATTGTAAGCTCGAACAACCGTTATTTGTATCTCCTGCTCGTCTTTAAGACAATCACGTAGCACCTGCTGTCTGGTCAGAGCAGAAGTGGGGCTTAAATTCAAGCTGAGTCCCACACTGAAGATATTCCTAAAATTTACGGTATCAGTTTATTGTACTTATTTACTTCTAGCAGTTCTATTTTCTTTATCTATTACTACATCAAAAATTACTTAACCTGATATTCAAATAATCAAAATCTCTAACGACATCTCTGTatgttttttgtaataaaaattcgTCAATTTTTGCGAGCAGATTGTTGTTCAGCTTCATCACATATTTAGCACTTAAATATCTGTGTAAATCTATTGAATTTAGTTCTTTATCTTCGTAATCATTCTtcttattcatatttttattcgaTAAAGCACTCAATTGGTGTGTTGATATTTGGCTGTCCACTAGCGGGACTCTTTCATTCTGTAGCTCAACCAATTTGCCAGTGTTTCGTAGATGTAGCAATCTTAATCTAGTTGAAAGGTTTTCGTCTTTTTCGCCAGTATCTTCATCGGTTTTTGCTTTACCTTTACACGGACCTTTTAAAGCATCTaacatttttacataatttgctACGTTCTTCTCATACACTCTGCTCACAAGGTCTAAAAGTAGTTCAACGGTTGGCTGTTTGCCTAGAAGTAGATTGCTAATACTCGATCTTAgatctataaaatattttacttgctCTTCATTGGATGTTGTTTTTTCATTCCACCCGACTTTTATGCTTAGTTCAAAGGTTGTAAATAGTTTACCCTTAAACAAATTGCTTGATGTTAATCTAATATTATTTGCATGTGCAATCGTTTTCATGTCATAACCACTGCCTACGTGTTTAGACGTTGGAACTGTAAGTTTTTCGTAAACAAAATTCTTTATAGTAAAGTTGGCGTGTGCTATACTTTCCTTTATTTGATTTAAATGCACTTTTACATAAGAAATCTCTACTTCATTTTCATACAATACAATTTTTACAAGTTTGTTAGTGTTAAGGATCTCTATTGAAATGCTATCTGCCAAATGTATGGTGTAAGCATTCTTAGTACTTGAATACTTTTCAGATTcacatacaaaaacattatctacatatacttttaaaaaatattgacgttTTTTGTTGTGCTCTGTTAATTTTTTCCAGCATTTTCCATTAGTCCTTAACTTCATTTCAATATTTtgcttatttattatatcagaAACCATAGAATTAACAAGTTTCTTTATTTTGTCACTATCAAATTGCAATTTTGGTTTTACAACATCCTTTCTTTCTTTGCTACTCTTAAGTTCTTTGTATTGTAGATATTCACAAACATATTCATATTCAATCTTGATAAGCATATCAGAATACTCTTGTTCGAATATTTCGATCCATCTTTCATTAAATTCATCTTCATTCATATCTTTTTTCAAAATGTCTAAAGATTGAGGAGCAGTAATATGTCCAGTCTTCGATCTGAGCGTTTCTATATCTGTCCACAGTAGTGTAATGTAGTGAATgagtttcttattatttttcagagcactcaaatatttttcttttaattctaACATTATTTTCGTGTACTTTAAAATGGTTTTATCAAATCTCAGTTCATCCTTTTTATCGGGAGAAATTCTTAAGAATTGCTGTCGTAAGTTGTTCCTTGTTTTACGATTTGCACCAATATCTTGCtgcaaattatttaatattttctcgTTTATTTCATAATGTTCATACATAGTTTCTAATTTTATACCCAATAGGATTTCAAGAGTAAAGTCGTGGTGGTGGAGTAAACGTAAGTATTGTAAGTGAATATCGAAGAATTTTGGTTTTCTTGCTATAACGTTGTCCTTGTATGCTAAAGCAAGGTCTTGAAATAGTACAGGTTCTGTATATTGTGATACTAAACGTGTATTCCTTCTAGAAACATTTTCAAGAACATTTGGAAATGTTACGTCCAACGAGATACAATTCGTTTCGCCCCTCCTGAAAAATGTACCAATTTGaacaatcaaatatttttattttggcaGTTAACGAAGACTAATTTTTCGGCTAAGGTTCAGAAAGCTAACTCCAATTTTTTGGTGCTCAAATGGGTTGAGGAAGGATGTTTTGGATCAGAAAAACCTCCTCGTGCCACTTCCACCCCCGGAAACCCCCCCACGCCCCCCACCCCCTTTAGGAGAAAtttacatttgaaattttcgtaatcttgTTCGATAAGGTCATCTGTTTTTGGGTTTGGCtgttttgggggggggggggggggggggggaccacaccacagagggagccgagcgagggcagcgagcgtgctgcggcagcagtcggcgaccgtcatcaaacaaaaggggggctcaaaaaaacaaacacaatccagaaagtccaaaagtaggttagaactgtgactgtgctgcgaccgccggcgaccgtcacaaaacacggcTCAGAATTCCGGAAGGTGAGTAGCTCCAAAACTGGGGGGCTTATCACTGTGGATTTGGTACGGGAGGGTGTTTACCCCTCCTCCCCACTCCCCCCTCACCTCCACTCCCTATCAATGTTCGGGTAGGTTTCCGAACCTTTACCAATTTTTCTCTAAGGCCAAACTAAAATACATACCCTTCTTCTATGtctaaagattttttaataatatttctagaccctttactaaacgcttcctgtatataattattgtgtttaatAGCTCCGTCATTAAaaactttgataatattttcttttaaaagtgGCTTCGATAACAGTTCGGAAGTAACAGTAGTAAGAAAACTTTTAAGTTTTGGTTTCTTCTTACTTTTTCTCTTTTTTGAACTAATTTTGATGTGTTTAATGTTgttaacttttataaaaaagtcGCCTGATTTTTGCTTATTCGTTTGGTTTGGAAGTGACGTGGAAAAAGTAGTTTCCTTATTCTCTTCTTGATGCTCTTTAGATCCACTTTCGGTTGTTTTACTGTATGCTAAAGATTCAAGATTCATTGtatcttttttgtatttttttgcgtGATTTTTAACGAGCTCTAATGTTTATAAActtttcaatattgtttgtatctTGTTGCCTTGGttacaaaatacatttttttgtagGGCTACAAACAGTCACGGCTCCGTGACTTCTGTGAGCTTTTTGGTTTGGTTTGGTTTGGGCATAAACCTATAAGTATatattccccgcgttccatttgatgttaaaaacgatcaaaacgctcaaaataggaggcattttgagcgttttgatcgtttttaacatcaaatggaacgcgagGATAATGATATATTACAAGTCTATGGGTTTGgccgttttttaaaaataaaaataactgctTGTCatttatggctggtttacacgtgtCAAGTTGATTTAAAGTAGTAActtacaaatatatactagtaatctgtggcaacttaacttaattttaagtgcctgcccgaaatgtgtcaagtgacaagccccgcctgccaacttaacagaaaatagtcaaaattttaatttccttgtttagtacgtaactaaattttaacttgctacttgctactaaattgtgTGTTTATACgcaaattgcaataaataacttaaaattaagtttaaatttagttaatttatattttatacaatttatcaACTTaacacgtgtaaaccagccataactgtaattttttttgacattgaCAATGTGACACCAATTGTCAATGTCGTTTCCGAAGTGAGATTGTCAACACTGAACATCACTGATCACCTAGTAATCTGTGAACATCACAcaatttaacttttttgttaggatttttgtaaagttttataAAGGATATTTGTAGGATAAAGTTATTTTCAAAGCTGAAACATGACCGTCTTTAGTTTAATCGACAGTGATAAATATTACTTATCGCTTTCCGAACACCCCAAAAGGTTCGACGCAGACAGTCCTGTGACTAATGTATTTTTTGACGATACAAATGGACAGGTAAGAGTAATTAGAGCAATAAAGAATACATATCAACTTGTTTCTACAGTtgttataaagtttattatcgtgtagtttataaaaataaacctaaaaCTGTTTCAGGTGTTCACAGTGAGGTCGGGGGGTGTGACAGGTGTAACAGTGAATGG encodes:
- the LOC121738359 gene encoding coiled-coil and C2 domain-containing protein 2A, with the protein product MNLESLAYSKTTESGSKEHQEENKETTFSTRGETNCISLDVTFPNVLENVSRRNTRLVSQYTEPVLFQDLALAYKDNVIARKPKFFDIHLQYLRLLHHHDFTLEILLGIKLETMYEHYEINEKILNNLQQDIGANRKTRNNLRQQFLRISPDKKDELRFDKTILKYTKIMLELKEKYLSALKNNKKLIHYITLLWTDIETLRSKTGHITAPQSLDILKKDMNEDEFNERWIEIFEQEYSDMLIKIEYEYVCEYLQYKELKSSKERKDVVKPKLQFDSDKIKKLVNSMVSDIINKQNIEMKLRTNGKCWKKLTEHNKKRQYFLKVYVDNVFVCESEKYSSTKNAYTIHLADSISIEILNTNKLVKIVLYENEVEISYVKVHLNQIKESIAHANFTIKNFVYEKLTVPTSKHVGSGYDMKTIAHANNIRLTSSNLFKGKLFTTFELSIKVGWNEKTTSNEEQVKYFIDLRSSISNLLLGKQPTVELLLDLVSRVYEKNVANYVKMLDALKGPCKGKAKTDEDTGEKDENLSTRLRLLHLRNTGKLVELQNERVPLVDSQISTHQLSALSNKNMNKKNDYEDKELNSIDLHRYLSAKYVMKLNNNLLAKIDEFLLQKTYRDVVRDFDYLNIRNIFSVGLSLNLSPTSALTRQQVLRDCLKDEQEIQITVVRAYNLYDRVAILDIEDNQSNEDIAGFKMRSLRPFLRVSYHGESHQTPTAVGCHPTWNHTVVIKSKLEPLSCININIYDEYRTSIVDPTSEQSFHQRRYTLWLGTVQIPLRSILEAGSMNGAFKISTTPFMFGYEPSKENKSSADVMQLLRTDTALILLNITTNISHLAAQSYSEPIVNNDKDDLIIKQINAFTSDYLNNFSSRHISLTFVDSSGCNRCITEFLQPLPVPDDSYFPKDPKRNESGMSKGSAYSKSSSSKSSRKKSIDGDDVSPFSRAGSWTKVETQPRNIMDAVIRYVSLIPTYEVLEAYVVTLTGVELLKVLNGSPLDHTLLLASFFIFLGIKCYVVIGWGLPRGVSSYVLVKFHQNQVVTVDNEVKKGYFAKTEGSSWYVYDAVSGQRYDIREIGCPLKTVSHVFDCENIWVNVQSSQECGKISMDLTKTSDWQPVFNKPLFVIRPMIETLYNPPNEVEELRIALESKIKNKIQKWRSQTKTVWNRYCSGLLRETLPQWEYWAFNSANPRPNPDHRLKQLMVTYKICGFPLNMPYANAKQITSRVKSTAIHVNDDPNMEFGLAVEVFPYPNNVLSVWVYLASIVKIND